The following proteins come from a genomic window of Pirellula staleyi DSM 6068:
- a CDS encoding Wzz/FepE/Etk N-terminal domain-containing protein: MMEASEAMIEPQQIKTHVMTIVRALRKRWHVAALFAIVVMGLTFVGSLMMPRSYFSEAKVFVRFGRENLTLDPTASNGQLISIYESRESEINSLLEILRSRLVLDKVVEMLGPQYILHGHEKQIDPETGLTAENSTSDALVSSEIAKLEAVVDGIRPPAKPVIVVPSSDHQRAVLALEKELEIFAPKKSNIISVACKAQTPDRAQRIVATMIAVYMEEHVRVHRTAGSYEFFERQTDQSLEQWRRASKELENAKNLLKISSIEGKRKQLEDQMAEIENRLKQGTAELAASESKIRGIEQQISKLPERIETQSLEGPNAAYDGMRTQLFTLEAREFELAARSTDSHPQLIAVRQQISELRELLKEQGSSRSQPTMSINPARQALELALHTEQSQVNWLRGRAQSLSKQKIALVQDLAALNNAEVRFAQLQRQVDLSEQRHRTYAEKLEQARINRSLDEERISSLSIVQPATFVAKPLGPRKLMVLALGAFVAIVGGFGLAVILDYFFPTLVALRDLQQLGVPMLGVMPSFGASMQQAGNAPQFGQS, from the coding sequence TGCCATCGTGGTGATGGGTTTAACGTTTGTTGGTTCGCTGATGATGCCTCGGTCGTACTTTTCCGAAGCCAAGGTATTTGTACGTTTTGGCCGCGAGAATCTGACGCTCGATCCGACCGCTTCAAACGGTCAGCTGATTTCGATTTACGAATCGCGCGAGTCCGAAATCAACTCGCTCCTCGAAATTCTGCGTAGCCGACTCGTGCTCGACAAAGTGGTCGAGATGCTGGGGCCGCAGTACATCCTGCATGGCCATGAAAAGCAGATCGATCCCGAAACGGGGCTGACTGCTGAGAACTCGACCAGCGATGCGCTGGTGTCGAGTGAGATCGCCAAACTCGAAGCAGTGGTCGATGGAATTCGTCCCCCTGCGAAACCGGTGATTGTCGTCCCGAGTAGCGATCATCAACGAGCTGTCCTGGCGCTCGAAAAGGAGCTCGAAATTTTCGCCCCCAAGAAGAGCAACATCATCTCCGTGGCTTGCAAAGCGCAGACACCCGACCGCGCGCAGCGCATCGTCGCCACGATGATTGCCGTTTATATGGAAGAGCATGTGCGGGTACACCGAACTGCGGGCTCCTATGAGTTCTTTGAGCGGCAGACCGATCAGTCGCTCGAGCAGTGGCGCAGGGCGAGCAAAGAGCTCGAAAATGCCAAGAATCTCCTCAAAATCAGCTCCATTGAAGGCAAACGAAAGCAGCTTGAAGATCAGATGGCCGAGATCGAGAATCGTTTGAAGCAAGGGACCGCTGAACTGGCTGCTTCGGAATCGAAAATCCGTGGGATCGAGCAGCAGATCAGTAAGTTGCCCGAGCGCATCGAAACGCAATCGCTCGAAGGACCCAATGCGGCCTACGATGGAATGCGCACACAGCTCTTCACACTCGAGGCCCGCGAGTTCGAACTCGCCGCTCGATCGACTGATAGTCATCCGCAGCTGATCGCGGTTCGTCAGCAGATTTCCGAACTGCGCGAATTACTAAAGGAGCAAGGATCGAGCCGCTCGCAGCCCACCATGTCGATTAATCCTGCGCGTCAAGCCCTCGAACTTGCTTTGCATACCGAGCAGTCGCAGGTGAACTGGTTGCGTGGTCGCGCACAGAGTCTCAGCAAACAAAAGATTGCACTCGTGCAAGATCTCGCAGCGCTCAACAACGCGGAGGTCCGATTCGCTCAGCTTCAGCGTCAGGTCGACTTGTCGGAACAGCGTCACCGCACATATGCCGAGAAGCTCGAGCAGGCTCGCATCAACCGCTCGCTCGATGAAGAGCGGATCAGCAGCCTGAGCATTGTTCAGCCAGCCACGTTCGTGGCCAAACCGCTCGGACCACGCAAACTGATGGTGCTCGCTTTGGGGGCATTTGTTGCGATCGTCGGCGGTTTTGGGCTGGCAGTAATTCTCGACTACTTCTTCCCGACACTCGTCGCGCTGCGCGATTTGCAGCAACTGGGTGTTCCGATGCTGGGCGTCATGCCGTCGTTTGGCGCCAGCATGCAGCAGGCTGGGAATGCTCCGCAATTCGGCCAGAGCTAG
- a CDS encoding lipopolysaccharide biosynthesis protein: MSTTVTPETTDTCESSLPTPLQRGGAMSSRVWRIASRFGTDATFQKSVLSIFDQAVVSGTSFVTSVIVGRTCGTTELGAYYLALSVVFFVRGIQEQLVFAPYMIYCGRRHGDEAAHYAGSSLVHQLVVSGLAALVMLGIGISGLAPATFTSILWLLLGIVPLLMMREYVRQISFAHLEPRAAVAVDMLVAAVQLSVLLALALSGNLSTPIALAVMAGSAGIAAAAWLFFKSQTFDVGLIRAYRDWIHNWTFARWALASQLLACSTPYVMPWIVALTQGETETGILGACATLVGLSNMFMLGLSNYLSPRAARAYAEGGTGALRGVLRQTAMIYGVSLGGLMIGSFLLGSQVASLVYGQSMPGASLLMGVLSLSVLANSMGVTSGNGLWAMEKPSASFWADLASLLIVIGSTIVLIPLLGTLGAALATACGTVSDAVIRTWILRRMMAAEDQVALAKSPEVAPQ, encoded by the coding sequence ATGTCGACCACCGTCACACCCGAAACTACCGACACATGCGAAAGCTCGCTGCCAACTCCGCTGCAGCGCGGTGGGGCCATGTCGTCGCGCGTGTGGCGAATTGCTAGTCGCTTTGGAACCGACGCAACCTTTCAAAAGAGTGTGCTCTCGATCTTCGATCAAGCGGTGGTGAGTGGCACTAGTTTTGTCACCAGCGTGATCGTCGGCCGTACCTGTGGCACGACCGAACTCGGCGCGTACTACTTGGCGCTCTCCGTCGTCTTTTTTGTGCGTGGCATTCAGGAGCAACTGGTGTTTGCTCCCTACATGATTTATTGCGGACGTCGTCATGGAGACGAAGCTGCACACTACGCGGGAAGTTCGCTCGTTCATCAGCTTGTCGTCAGCGGGCTGGCGGCTCTCGTGATGCTCGGGATTGGCATTTCGGGACTCGCTCCCGCAACGTTCACAAGCATTCTGTGGCTCCTTTTAGGAATCGTTCCGCTCTTGATGATGCGCGAGTATGTCCGTCAGATCTCGTTTGCGCATCTCGAGCCTCGCGCTGCTGTCGCTGTCGATATGCTAGTCGCCGCAGTTCAGCTCAGCGTGCTGCTGGCACTCGCTTTGTCGGGTAATCTCTCGACCCCCATTGCGCTGGCGGTCATGGCTGGTTCGGCTGGAATTGCAGCCGCTGCGTGGCTCTTTTTCAAGTCGCAAACGTTCGACGTCGGGCTCATCCGCGCGTATCGCGACTGGATTCACAACTGGACCTTTGCACGCTGGGCGCTCGCGAGCCAGCTACTCGCCTGCAGCACACCGTATGTCATGCCCTGGATCGTCGCGCTCACGCAGGGAGAAACCGAAACCGGAATCCTAGGAGCTTGCGCCACACTCGTGGGGCTCTCGAACATGTTCATGCTGGGTCTCAGCAACTATCTCTCTCCCCGCGCTGCACGCGCTTATGCCGAGGGTGGTACTGGCGCGCTGCGCGGCGTGCTACGACAGACAGCGATGATCTACGGCGTTTCGCTTGGTGGATTGATGATCGGTTCGTTTTTGCTTGGCTCGCAAGTTGCCTCGCTGGTGTATGGACAGTCGATGCCTGGTGCGTCGCTACTGATGGGAGTGCTTTCGCTAAGCGTGCTGGCCAACAGCATGGGAGTGACCTCAGGCAATGGACTTTGGGCCATGGAAAAGCCGAGCGCGAGTTTCTGGGCCGACCTGGCTTCGCTTCTGATTGTGATTGGTTCGACCATCGTCCTCATTCCGCTTCTCGGAACGCTCGGCGCTGCACTAGCAACCGCCTGTGGAACCGTAAGTGATGCCGTGATTCGCACCTGGATCTTGCGACGGATGATGGCTGCTGAAGATCAAGTGGCGCTCGCGAAATCGCCTGAGGTAGCTCCCCAATGA
- a CDS encoding polysaccharide deacetylase family protein, with the protein MSLSTEDTPTESTESATNAAASASPPAPAKFRGDQHFGLRQRLKSEAGRVLHQLLGVRHRQALGVLMYHRISSCPNAVIDPTWNVTPRMLRLQLEGLLKRGFRAWPLQRVLDYHRRGQPIPRTVFVVTFDDGYENNFTEAFPILCELEVPATIFLATAYLDTQDPFPSDDWELAGDDAQPIDSWRPLSTDQCREMQRSGLIELAAHTHTHADFRGRPDALYEDLLINQQVLAERFGITEATFAFPYGTRSTGFSGPLLAGAVKAAGLSCALTTESELVFPTSDPFDWGRFTAEEHDTPSMLASKLSGWYTAIRKLGRTLLGRPATPVAIGS; encoded by the coding sequence ATGAGCCTCAGCACCGAAGACACCCCTACCGAGTCGACTGAATCAGCGACGAATGCTGCTGCCAGCGCGAGCCCACCAGCGCCCGCCAAATTTCGTGGTGATCAGCATTTTGGTCTCCGCCAGCGTCTCAAATCCGAAGCGGGACGCGTGCTGCATCAATTGCTAGGAGTTCGGCATCGTCAGGCGCTCGGTGTGCTGATGTACCATCGCATCTCGAGTTGTCCCAACGCCGTGATTGATCCGACATGGAATGTCACGCCGCGCATGCTCCGCCTGCAACTCGAAGGACTTCTCAAACGAGGCTTTCGGGCTTGGCCACTGCAGCGTGTGCTCGACTACCATCGTCGCGGGCAGCCGATTCCGCGTACTGTCTTCGTCGTGACATTCGACGACGGCTATGAAAACAATTTTACCGAAGCGTTTCCGATCCTTTGTGAGCTGGAAGTTCCAGCCACGATTTTTCTCGCAACCGCCTACCTCGATACCCAAGATCCATTTCCCAGTGACGACTGGGAACTGGCGGGAGACGATGCTCAGCCGATCGATAGCTGGCGTCCCCTCTCGACCGATCAGTGCCGCGAAATGCAGCGGAGCGGACTCATCGAACTCGCCGCGCATACCCACACGCATGCCGATTTTCGTGGTCGTCCCGACGCCCTCTACGAAGATTTACTCATCAATCAGCAAGTCCTTGCAGAACGCTTCGGCATCACCGAGGCGACCTTTGCGTTTCCTTACGGCACACGCTCGACCGGCTTCTCGGGACCACTGCTCGCTGGCGCCGTGAAGGCGGCGGGCCTCAGCTGCGCACTGACAACCGAAAGTGAACTCGTATTCCCGACCAGCGATCCCTTTGATTGGGGCCGCTTCACCGCGGAAGAGCACGACACACCCTCGATGCTCGCCTCCAAGCTGAGTGGCTGGTACACCGCCATTCGCAAGTTGGGGCGAACACTCCTCGGTCGGCCAGCGACACCTGTCGCGATTGGTTCGTAA